In the Oikeobacillus pervagus genome, GGTCGTGTAAGGAGATATCCTTCTTTGTTTTCTTTAACGCTCTTAAGTGCATTAATATTTCATTTTCGATACATCTTGCTGCATATGTGGCTAATTTTGTTCCCTTTCCATCAGAATAGCTTTCAATCGCTTTTATCAGGCCGATCGTTCCGATTGAGATTAGATCTTCAGGGTCTTCGTTTGTATTTTCAAATTTCTTTACAATATGAGCAACAAGACGTAAATTATGTTCGATTAACTTATTTCGTGCTTCTTCATCCCCTTCAGCCATTCTTTGTAAATACTTTTTTTCGTCACTCGATGATAGTGGCTGGGGAAACGCATTGTTTTTTACATATGAAACGAGAAAGACCAATTCTTTAAAAAAATATGAAAAGGCAGTAAATACTCCAAACATATTATCCCCCTTTCGGACATTTGCCTATAACTAATACATATGAGGGATGGAACTTGTCCTTGCATGTCCATAGGAATAATGTTTGAAATGCCTTTTACTCCATGAAAAAAGCCGGGAAGGGTCCCGACTTTTTCGACTGTGTAAGAGAAAGTCCTCTAGCAGATCTTATA is a window encoding:
- the sigK gene encoding RNA polymerase sporulation sigma factor SigK; the protein is MFGVFTAFSYFFKELVFLVSYVKNNAFPQPLSSSDEKKYLQRMAEGDEEARNKLIEHNLRLVAHIVKKFENTNEDPEDLISIGTIGLIKAIESYSDGKGTKLATYAARCIENEILMHLRALKKTKKDISLHDPIGQDKEGNEISLIDILKSDSEDVFDTIQLSMELEKVMKYLRILDDREQEVIIGRFGLNMKKEKTQREIAKELGISRSYVSRIEKRALMKMFHEFYREEKEKKGRLDKE